One genomic window of Halobellus limi includes the following:
- the lysA gene encoding diaminopimelate decarboxylase, with protein sequence MSETGDGGPAVRRLAEWNEENLIALAEEYETPLYVVDLDRVEENCMRLLDAFPDADVRYAVKAHSGRAVLRTVREAGLDAECASAGEVERAFDAGFPGERVQYTAVNPPAGDLDLVMERWRENPGLTITVGAEDTVERLRERGFDGRLCVRANPGVGAGHHEKVSTGANAKFGIPIERVADLATRWAADFDLVGVHAHAGSGISGEDLSAHRELVSRMGDLTREIESRAGGLEFVDVGGGFGVPYEEDEPPLDLDAVAEATREALGEVEATLAIEPGRYVVADAGVLLTRVNTVKEARDATVVGIDAGMTTLLRPAMYDAYHAIANLSAGDDAEEIDATVAGPICESADVLCEHRPLSRPDRGDVLAVGNAGAYGYEMSSTYNSRPRPAEVALSGTTVRLTRRRETLTDLTSLEQ encoded by the coding sequence ATGAGCGAGACCGGCGACGGCGGGCCGGCGGTCCGCCGCCTCGCCGAGTGGAACGAGGAGAACCTCATAGCGCTCGCCGAGGAGTACGAGACTCCCCTCTACGTCGTCGACCTCGATCGGGTCGAGGAGAACTGCATGCGACTCCTCGATGCGTTTCCCGACGCCGACGTCCGGTACGCGGTGAAGGCCCACTCCGGCCGAGCGGTCCTTCGGACGGTCCGCGAGGCCGGCCTCGACGCCGAGTGCGCGTCGGCGGGCGAAGTCGAGCGCGCGTTCGACGCCGGATTCCCCGGCGAGCGAGTTCAGTACACCGCGGTCAACCCGCCCGCGGGCGACCTCGACCTCGTGATGGAACGCTGGCGCGAGAACCCCGGACTGACGATCACCGTCGGCGCGGAAGACACCGTCGAGCGCCTCCGAGAACGCGGGTTCGACGGCCGCCTCTGCGTCCGCGCGAACCCCGGCGTCGGCGCGGGCCACCACGAGAAGGTATCCACGGGCGCGAACGCGAAGTTCGGCATCCCGATCGAGCGGGTCGCCGACCTCGCCACCCGGTGGGCGGCCGACTTCGACCTCGTCGGCGTCCACGCCCACGCCGGCAGCGGCATCTCCGGGGAGGACCTCTCGGCGCACCGCGAACTGGTGAGTCGAATGGGGGACCTGACGCGGGAGATCGAATCGCGCGCCGGCGGCCTCGAATTCGTCGACGTCGGCGGCGGCTTCGGCGTCCCCTACGAGGAGGACGAACCGCCGCTCGATCTGGACGCTGTCGCCGAGGCGACCCGCGAGGCGCTCGGCGAGGTCGAAGCCACGCTCGCGATCGAACCCGGCCGGTACGTCGTCGCCGACGCCGGCGTCCTCCTCACGAGGGTCAACACCGTCAAGGAGGCCCGAGACGCCACGGTCGTCGGTATCGACGCCGGGATGACGACGTTACTCCGGCCGGCGATGTACGACGCGTACCACGCGATCGCGAACCTCTCGGCCGGCGACGACGCCGAGGAGATCGACGCGACCGTAGCGGGACCTATATGTGAGTCGGCGGACGTACTGTGCGAGCACAGACCGCTCTCGCGACCCGATCGGGGGGACGTCCTCGCCGTCGGGAACGCGGGCGCGTACGGATACGAGATGTCGAGCACCTACAACTCCCGGCCGCGACCGGCGGAGGTCGCGCTGTCCGGTACGACCGTTCGCCTCACTCGACGGCGAGAGACCCTGACTGACCTGACCAGCCTGGAACAATGA
- the dapA gene encoding 4-hydroxy-tetrahydrodipicolinate synthase yields the protein MTDIDFTGVFPAMTTPFDQDGAIDHETLAADARRLESAGVAGLVPAGSTGESATLTHDEHIEVVETVVEAVDDVPVVAGSGSNSTREALNLSRRAADAGADALLLISPYYNKPEQAGLYEHFRTIADEVDLPQIVYNVPSRTGQNVEPETVAELATHENVRAYKAASGDVAQISEVIEYTREEDLAVLSGDDALTLPVCSLGGRGVISVAGNVEPERTVELVDAALEGDLERARELHYELSPLFRQLFVETNPIPVKAAMAIRGHNSGALRPPLTEIEPENREDLERILAELDESAAAEATEAV from the coding sequence ATGACAGACATCGACTTCACCGGCGTGTTCCCCGCGATGACCACGCCGTTCGACCAGGACGGAGCGATCGACCACGAAACGCTCGCAGCCGACGCCCGCCGGCTCGAATCCGCCGGCGTCGCCGGCCTCGTGCCCGCCGGCTCGACCGGCGAGAGCGCGACGCTGACCCACGACGAACACATCGAGGTCGTCGAGACGGTCGTCGAGGCCGTCGACGACGTCCCCGTCGTCGCGGGGTCGGGATCGAACTCGACCCGCGAGGCGCTGAACCTCTCGCGACGCGCGGCCGACGCCGGCGCGGACGCGCTGCTTCTCATCTCGCCGTATTACAACAAGCCCGAACAGGCGGGCCTCTACGAGCACTTCCGGACGATCGCCGACGAGGTCGACCTCCCGCAGATCGTCTACAACGTCCCGAGCCGCACGGGCCAGAACGTCGAACCCGAGACGGTCGCAGAGCTCGCCACCCACGAGAACGTCCGGGCGTACAAGGCCGCCAGCGGCGACGTCGCACAGATCTCCGAGGTCATCGAGTACACTCGCGAGGAGGACCTCGCGGTGCTCTCGGGCGACGACGCGCTCACGCTGCCGGTCTGCTCGCTCGGCGGCCGCGGCGTCATCTCCGTCGCGGGCAACGTCGAACCCGAGCGGACCGTCGAACTCGTCGACGCCGCCCTGGAGGGCGACCTCGAACGCGCCAGAGAGCTCCACTACGAGCTCTCGCCGCTGTTCCGACAGCTCTTCGTCGAGACCAACCCCATCCCGGTGAAGGCCGCGATGGCGATCCGCGGGCACAACTCCGGCGCGCTCCGTCCGCCGCTGACGGAGATCGAGCCGGAGAACCGCGAAGACCTCGAACGCATCCTCGCGGAACTCGACGAGAGCGCGGCGGCAGAAGCGACGGAGGCCGTCTAG
- a CDS encoding 2,3,4,5-tetrahydropyridine-2,6-dicarboxylate N-succinyltransferase produces MSLESEIENLWQRYQDDEVDAASAGSAARSTLDAFLEALETGDVRAAEQVGDSGPDGWVVNEWVKRGILLNFGLRETLPREYGDVTYYDVLPLRSTTDLGGRGTRNTPDGTAIRRGAYLGSDCIMMSPSFVNVGAHVGDGTLVDSCDTVGSCAQLGENVKLGANTLIGGVLEPVEDAPVIVEDGVSLGAGCRVTSGFHVGENTVVGENTLLSPRIPVYDLVEEEVIYGHLPSNRRAFTRYVESSLGDHDLFESGAYKPAVVALDIEDDTLDKTRREEALRE; encoded by the coding sequence ATGAGCCTCGAATCCGAGATCGAGAACCTGTGGCAGCGCTACCAGGACGACGAGGTCGACGCCGCGAGCGCGGGGTCGGCCGCGCGCTCGACGCTCGACGCGTTCCTCGAAGCCCTCGAGACGGGCGACGTGCGGGCGGCCGAGCAGGTGGGAGACAGCGGCCCCGACGGCTGGGTCGTCAACGAGTGGGTCAAGCGCGGCATCCTCCTGAACTTCGGCCTGCGCGAGACGCTCCCCCGCGAGTACGGCGACGTGACCTACTACGACGTGCTCCCGCTCCGGTCGACGACGGACCTGGGCGGCCGCGGGACGCGAAACACGCCGGACGGCACCGCGATCCGACGCGGCGCGTACCTCGGCTCCGACTGTATCATGATGTCGCCGTCGTTCGTCAACGTCGGCGCGCACGTCGGCGACGGCACGCTCGTCGACTCCTGCGACACCGTCGGCTCCTGCGCCCAGCTGGGCGAGAACGTCAAGCTCGGCGCGAACACGCTGATCGGCGGCGTGCTCGAACCCGTCGAGGACGCGCCCGTGATCGTCGAGGACGGCGTCTCCCTGGGCGCGGGCTGTCGCGTCACCTCCGGGTTCCACGTCGGCGAGAACACGGTCGTCGGCGAGAACACGCTTCTCAGCCCCCGGATTCCGGTCTACGACCTCGTCGAGGAGGAGGTCATCTACGGCCACCTTCCATCTAATCGCCGCGCGTTCACCCGCTACGTCGAGTCCTCGCTCGGCGATCACGACCTCTTCGAGTCGGGCGCGTACAAGCCCGCGGTCGTCGCCCTCGACATCGAGGACGACACGCTCGATAAGACCCGCCGCGAGGAGGCGCTGCGGGAATGA
- the dapB gene encoding 4-hydroxy-tetrahydrodipicolinate reductase, with protein MGGDLTVAITGASGRMGGELLSAAADHDDVGSVLAASRTPENVPSGDAPGAPDAVVEDADLGAALDEHDVDVLVDFTVPEASVEYLRAAADEGVAVVVGTTGYDEAGEETLDSVASEVPFLRASNFSRGVGALRRAVREAVAALPGYDVEVTETHHNGKRDAPSGTALTILDDIDDARGSGGDASGDGAERVHGRVGEQPREGDEIGVHARRAGDVTGEHEILLAGNEEVLELTHRAGSRGIFAAGALDAAVWLAGRDAGRYDFDEVLDADADDTDTDSQ; from the coding sequence ATGGGCGGCGATCTCACCGTCGCGATCACCGGCGCGAGCGGTCGGATGGGCGGCGAACTCCTCTCCGCCGCCGCCGACCACGACGACGTCGGGTCCGTGCTGGCGGCGAGTCGGACGCCCGAGAACGTTCCGAGCGGCGACGCGCCGGGCGCACCGGACGCGGTCGTCGAAGACGCGGATCTCGGCGCGGCGCTCGACGAGCACGACGTCGACGTCCTCGTCGACTTCACCGTCCCCGAGGCGAGCGTCGAGTACCTCCGCGCGGCCGCGGACGAGGGCGTCGCCGTCGTCGTCGGCACGACCGGCTACGACGAGGCGGGCGAAGAGACGCTCGATTCGGTCGCGAGCGAGGTCCCGTTCCTGCGGGCGTCGAACTTCTCCCGGGGCGTCGGCGCGCTCCGGCGAGCGGTCCGGGAGGCCGTCGCCGCGCTCCCCGGCTACGACGTCGAGGTGACGGAGACGCACCACAACGGCAAGCGCGACGCCCCCTCCGGAACGGCGCTGACGATCCTCGACGACATCGACGACGCGCGGGGATCGGGCGGCGACGCGAGCGGTGACGGGGCCGAGCGCGTCCACGGGCGCGTCGGCGAACAGCCGCGCGAGGGCGACGAGATCGGCGTCCACGCCCGGCGCGCGGGCGACGTGACCGGCGAGCACGAGATCCTGCTCGCCGGCAACGAGGAGGTGCTCGAACTAACTCACCGCGCCGGTTCGCGCGGCATCTTCGCCGCCGGGGCGCTCGACGCCGCGGTCTGGCTGGCCGGCCGCGACGCCGGCCGGTACGATTTCGACGAAGTCTTGGACGCCGACGCTGACGACACGGACACCGATTCACAATGA